One Streptomyces sp. NBC_00554 DNA segment encodes these proteins:
- a CDS encoding FadD3 family acyl-CoA ligase, producing the protein MRGDLEWGSIPGLVRSAAERYADVEAVVDGRTRISYEELGARVERAAAACLASGVRQGDRVAIWAPNTLDWIVSALGAVSAGAVLVPLNTRFKGTEAAYILARSRARLLFVTGTFLGTSYVASLRRAAGEGEGTGPLPGLPHLEQVVVLSDDAPADFRTWKDFLAGGEGVAAEEVREREAALSGSSPSDIVFTSGTTGRPKGAVITHAQTLRAYAVWSELSGLREGDRYLIVNPFFHTFGYKAGIVACLMRGATMVPQPVFNVDTVLANVASERISVLPGPPTLHQSLLDHPSRDAHDLSALRLVVTGAAVVPLRLVERLKSELKIETVLTAYGLSEASGIVTMCRRGDAPTVIASTSGRAIPDTEVRVVGPSGDPVDVGSPGEILVRGFNVMQGYFEDTEATAAVLGTDGWLRTGDVGVLDAAGNLRITDRIKDMFIVGGFNAYPAEIEQLLGLHPDVADIAVIGVPDGRLGEVGKAYVVRRPGSVATGDDLIAWSRREMANYKVPRVVEFVGELPRNASGKVVKGELRGR; encoded by the coding sequence ATGCGCGGAGACCTGGAGTGGGGCAGCATCCCGGGACTGGTCCGGTCGGCGGCCGAACGGTACGCCGATGTCGAGGCGGTCGTCGACGGCCGTACGCGCATCTCGTACGAGGAGCTGGGCGCCCGCGTCGAACGCGCGGCGGCGGCCTGTCTCGCGAGCGGGGTGCGGCAGGGCGACCGGGTCGCGATCTGGGCCCCGAACACCCTCGACTGGATCGTCTCCGCCCTGGGCGCGGTGTCGGCGGGGGCGGTCCTGGTCCCGCTGAACACGCGCTTCAAGGGGACGGAAGCGGCGTACATACTGGCCCGCAGCAGGGCCCGGCTGCTGTTCGTGACGGGCACCTTCCTGGGCACGTCGTACGTGGCGTCGCTGCGGCGGGCCGCGGGGGAGGGGGAGGGCACGGGCCCGCTCCCCGGCCTCCCGCACCTGGAACAGGTGGTCGTGCTCTCGGACGACGCCCCCGCCGACTTCCGTACCTGGAAGGACTTCCTCGCGGGCGGGGAGGGAGTGGCGGCGGAGGAAGTACGGGAGCGGGAGGCGGCCCTCTCCGGAAGCTCCCCCTCCGACATCGTCTTCACGTCCGGGACGACGGGCCGTCCGAAGGGTGCGGTGATCACCCACGCGCAGACGCTTCGCGCGTACGCCGTGTGGAGCGAACTGTCGGGCCTCCGCGAGGGCGACCGCTACCTGATCGTGAACCCCTTCTTCCACACCTTCGGCTACAAGGCCGGGATCGTGGCCTGCCTGATGCGCGGCGCGACGATGGTCCCGCAGCCGGTGTTCAACGTGGACACGGTCCTCGCGAACGTGGCCTCGGAACGGATATCGGTCCTCCCCGGCCCGCCCACCCTCCACCAGTCCCTGCTGGACCACCCCTCCCGGGACGCGCACGACCTCTCGGCGCTGCGGCTGGTGGTGACGGGCGCGGCGGTGGTCCCTCTGCGGCTCGTCGAGCGCCTGAAGTCGGAGCTGAAGATCGAAACGGTCCTGACGGCGTACGGGCTCTCGGAGGCGAGCGGCATCGTCACGATGTGCCGCCGGGGGGACGCCCCCACCGTCATCGCCTCCACGTCGGGGCGGGCGATCCCGGACACGGAGGTACGGGTGGTCGGACCCTCGGGCGACCCGGTCGATGTCGGCTCCCCCGGGGAGATCCTGGTCCGCGGATTCAACGTCATGCAGGGCTACTTCGAGGACACGGAAGCGACGGCAGCCGTCCTCGGAACGGACGGCTGGCTCCGGACGGGCGACGTAGGCGTGCTGGACGCGGCCGGAAACCTCCGCATCACCGACCGCATCAAGGACATGTTCATCGTCGGCGGCTTCAACGCCTACCCCGCCGAGATCGAGCAACTCCTCGGCCTGCACCCGGACGTGGCCGACATCGCCGTGATCGGCGTACCGGACGGCCGCCTCGGCGAGGTCGGCAAGGCGTACGTGGTCCGCCGACCGGGCTCCGTGGCCACCGGCGACGACCTGATCGCCTGGTCACGACGCGAGATGGCGAACTACAAGGTGCCGCGGGTGGTGGAGTTCGTGGGGGAGCTGCCTCGGAATGCGAGTGGGAAGGTGGTTAAGGGGGAGTTGCGGGGGCGGTGA